Proteins found in one Triticum aestivum cultivar Chinese Spring chromosome 4D, IWGSC CS RefSeq v2.1, whole genome shotgun sequence genomic segment:
- the LOC123095758 gene encoding uncharacterized protein isoform X1, producing the protein MVMDDNQLRVLQIPPPIHPDDPDSPLPETILIDSFGYLSDRTNATTARGRRSRTKKKGKRILVTFWPVAPPRVSCFTVHCPDLKPDVFADIPKISYTEDDLVLLSITICPERQHVYGQNIRYFVYQAGTKKTPPSVKLVHCPAYFRIYDQEVALLHCHHQEMFFIAVLRWAFIDRDYTDGHFNLHLYNSKTKAWNIKLMLLDSPKDFEFRSFNKGITIGGELGSVGWVDLRRGIIICDLLLDNHSLRYIPLPSPLLPDPVRGYMLFVRNITVLQGYIKYFEMHSNVRPGSDTGSSLICEGWMAATKKIKISSIGSTSGRSNWEEDCTIRCSDDVPLDSPVYAQMLPNPQEGDDAKPSLKKIRVGYPALSLHDGDVVYLMHMPDPRGDKACVIALDMRNKAVKGVANFGGSGRPLGPSYTYLPSGISKHLGIFSSTRSSSAPLCGNCCSHNVPTIC; encoded by the exons ATGGTGATGGATGACAACCAACTCCGGGTGCTCCAGATCCCTCCGCCTATCCACCCCGACGATCCGGATTCTCCTCTCCCGGAGACCATCCTCATCGACTCGTTCGGCTACCTCAGCGACCGCACCAACGCCACCACCGCCAGGGGCCGCAGGAGCAggaccaagaagaagggcaagcgcATCCTGGTCACCTTCTGGCCGGTTGCCCCGCCGCGCGTCTCCTGCTTCACCGTCCACTGCCCAGATCTGAAGCCCGATGTATTCGCTGACATCCCCAAGATCTCCTATACGGAGGACGACCTCGTCCTGCTCAGCATCACCATCTGCCCCGAGCGCCAGCACGTGTACGGCCAGAACATCCGCTACTTCGTCTACCAGGCCGGCACCAAGAAGACGCCGCCGTCGGTCAAGCTCGTCCACTGTCCCGCCTACTTCAGGATCTACGACCAAGAGGTTGCCTTACTGCACTGCCACCACCAAGAGATGTTCTTCATCGCCGTGCTCCGCTGGGCCTTCATTGATCGGGATTACACCGACGGGCACTTTAATCTCCACCTGTACAACTCCAAGACAAAGGCATGGAACATCAAGTTGATGCTTCTTGATTCGCCCAAGGATTTTGAGTTCCGCTCTTTCAACAAGGGGATCACCATTGGAGGGGAGCTTGGTTCAGTGGGTTGGGTCGACCTTAGGCGGGGCATTATCATCTGTGACCTTCTCCTTGACAACCACAGTCTTCGCTACATCCCACTACCTTCGCCGCTGTTGCCCGATCCAGTCAGGGGTTATATGTTGTTTGTTCGGAACATCACTGTTCTCCAAGGTTACATCAAGTATTTTGAGATGCACAGTAACGTCAGACCGGGCTCAGACACTGGAAGCTCCCTGATATGTGAAGGTTGGATGGCtgcaacaaaaaaaataaaaatttcaaGCATTGGCTCTACTTCTGGTAGAAGCAACTGGGAGGAGGACTGTACTATCAGATGCTCAGATGATGTACCATTGGATAGCCCTGTGTATGCCCAAATGCTACCTAATCCGCAGGAGGGAGATGATGCCAAGCCAAGCCTGAAGAAAATTCGTGTAGGCTATCCTGCTCTTAGCTTGCATGACGGTGATGTTGTTTACCTTATGCACATGCCTGATCCCCGTGGGGATAAGGCCTGTGTGATTGCTCTTGATATGAGGAACAAGGCTGTAAAAGGCGTGGCTAATTTTGGCGGCTCTGGAAGACCCCTGGGTCCTTCTTACACCTACCTTCCGAGTGGGATCTCCAAGCATCTGGGCATTTTCTCATCAACCAG GTCCTCGTCCGCACCGTTGTGCGGCAACTGTTGCAGCCACAATGTTCCCACCATTTGCTAG
- the LOC123095758 gene encoding uncharacterized protein isoform X2: protein MVMDDNQLRVLQIPPPIHPDDPDSPLPETILIDSFGYLSDRTNATTARGRRSRTKKKGKRILVTFWPVAPPRVSCFTVHCPDLKPDVFADIPKISYTEDDLVLLSITICPERQHVYGQNIRYFVYQAGTKKTPPSVKLVHCPAYFRIYDQEVALLHCHHQEMFFIAVLRWAFIDRDYTDGHFNLHLYNSKTKAWNIKLMLLDSPKDFEFRSFNKGITIGGELGSVGWVDLRRGIIICDLLLDNHSLRYIPLPSPLLPDPVRGYMLFVRNITVLQGYIKYFEMHSNVRPGSDTGSSLICEGWMAATKKIKISSIGSTSGRSNWEEDCTIRCSDDVPLDSPVYAQMLPNPQEGDDAKPSLKKIRVGYPALSLHDGDVVYLMHMPDPRGDKACVIALDMRNKAVKGVANFGGSGRPLGPSYTYLPSGISKHLGIFSSTRQISNAAETSRDGK from the exons ATGGTGATGGATGACAACCAACTCCGGGTGCTCCAGATCCCTCCGCCTATCCACCCCGACGATCCGGATTCTCCTCTCCCGGAGACCATCCTCATCGACTCGTTCGGCTACCTCAGCGACCGCACCAACGCCACCACCGCCAGGGGCCGCAGGAGCAggaccaagaagaagggcaagcgcATCCTGGTCACCTTCTGGCCGGTTGCCCCGCCGCGCGTCTCCTGCTTCACCGTCCACTGCCCAGATCTGAAGCCCGATGTATTCGCTGACATCCCCAAGATCTCCTATACGGAGGACGACCTCGTCCTGCTCAGCATCACCATCTGCCCCGAGCGCCAGCACGTGTACGGCCAGAACATCCGCTACTTCGTCTACCAGGCCGGCACCAAGAAGACGCCGCCGTCGGTCAAGCTCGTCCACTGTCCCGCCTACTTCAGGATCTACGACCAAGAGGTTGCCTTACTGCACTGCCACCACCAAGAGATGTTCTTCATCGCCGTGCTCCGCTGGGCCTTCATTGATCGGGATTACACCGACGGGCACTTTAATCTCCACCTGTACAACTCCAAGACAAAGGCATGGAACATCAAGTTGATGCTTCTTGATTCGCCCAAGGATTTTGAGTTCCGCTCTTTCAACAAGGGGATCACCATTGGAGGGGAGCTTGGTTCAGTGGGTTGGGTCGACCTTAGGCGGGGCATTATCATCTGTGACCTTCTCCTTGACAACCACAGTCTTCGCTACATCCCACTACCTTCGCCGCTGTTGCCCGATCCAGTCAGGGGTTATATGTTGTTTGTTCGGAACATCACTGTTCTCCAAGGTTACATCAAGTATTTTGAGATGCACAGTAACGTCAGACCGGGCTCAGACACTGGAAGCTCCCTGATATGTGAAGGTTGGATGGCtgcaacaaaaaaaataaaaatttcaaGCATTGGCTCTACTTCTGGTAGAAGCAACTGGGAGGAGGACTGTACTATCAGATGCTCAGATGATGTACCATTGGATAGCCCTGTGTATGCCCAAATGCTACCTAATCCGCAGGAGGGAGATGATGCCAAGCCAAGCCTGAAGAAAATTCGTGTAGGCTATCCTGCTCTTAGCTTGCATGACGGTGATGTTGTTTACCTTATGCACATGCCTGATCCCCGTGGGGATAAGGCCTGTGTGATTGCTCTTGATATGAGGAACAAGGCTGTAAAAGGCGTGGCTAATTTTGGCGGCTCTGGAAGACCCCTGGGTCCTTCTTACACCTACCTTCCGAGTGGGATCTCCAAGCATCTGGGCATTTTCTCATCAACCAG GCAAATATCGAATGCTGCTGAAACAAGTAGGGATGGCAAGTAA